ACATAAGGGTCCGGCGTGTCTTCGCGAGAGTGGTCCATAGTATCATGCGCGACGTTGTTGCCACGTCCGTTCGCCATAGGATCTCGATGGCGTAGTTTGGTTGATAGCTTGGCGGCATGTAATCCCTTCTTTTCAAAACCCCTGAATACCATCTGGTCAAGCCAATCTACTCGGGGTATCTCGCCCATCTCGTGTTTCTTGAATAAGCTTTCCATCctttccagctcttctgTGTAGTTAGTCAACTGTGGTGCTCCCTTTCCGTTGCTTCTAACGACCGCAGGTGTTGTCGTATCGTCAGTTCCATCAGCATTCTTGTATTTATGGATGTAGCACTTTTGCCGGCCCCTAACAACCTGGTTGTCATCGCCAAATAGAGCAAGAGTAGTTCCTCCAAATGGAGTCGCATGGCAAAGATCGGCTTTGCTCGAGTCTGGTGAAAGATCCCATATCGTGATAGCCAACCGGGAGTTGGCGGGAATCGACTTGTATGATATTGGTAACCGCAACCATTCATTCCATCTAACGTGTCATATCCACAGATTAACCGTTTTGCTCACTAGAGTCACTCAAACGTGCCTCGCATACCTTATTTCTGGACGAGGGGGTTTATATGATGTCTGGATGGGTACAGTCAGGGCCTTGGAGCCAGCCCAGACTTGAACCGTGACATACAGCTCGGATGAAGAACTGTGTAGCCAACCATCAGAACGCTATTTCCCACTGTTATCTCTTTAATCATGGCACACCTCGTATTTGAGCCAATATGGCGGACTTGAGGCCTCTCGAGGAGTGTCGACTGCTTCGTAGGACGCTCGTCTCCATCTATACCAATTCTGAGGGAGTCGTTAGCTGATGTTACACTGCCGTTGAGACTTCCGACGATGGATGGCTTACATTCGAATGCTGACTGGGCTTTCAATATCTCGAGATGCTGCGAAAGAAAATGGATCTATGCGACCATATTCGGCCATGGTGTCTCAAACTGTTGAGAATCTAAAAACTCGAGCAGTGACATACAGGTGATGATGTCAACGGGCACAGCACATTTTATAGGTCGGCAGGTTAGTACCCAGGTACCTAGCTGTGCATGCGGGATGTAGCTCACATGAGCAAAGCTAGTGGCATCGATAAGCCTTACTCCAAAACCATATAATGAATCtaactaaaaaaaattctttaatttaatgACTGATACTTACTTTTAGCAGTATTTTTttcaaagcaaaaaaaataaattaaaataaacctgaaattatagtttattttaatagcAAAGTATTTTAActtgatatttttttttataaaacaaTTGAATAATCATTGATAAAGAGATAAATTATATTTGCATCAACGAGAGAATTACAAATATTGATAAAATAGATAAATAAAGACTAAATAAATTTCTTATAACATTTGCATGTCCACTGCCTGTAGCGTAACCACAGTGGACTGATTTGTGCATTACCAGGTAGTAGCAACTGACCGGGATGTCACTGGAATAGATGGTTCCTTGACGGGTAAATATGGGGCGCACGCGTGCAATCAACGAGCTTGGTTATACAAAAGATTTGCCTAAAAGGTCAAGCTCCCCAGATCACCAACTCATCTCAGCAAGcgtgttttgttttgatgCGGGTCACCGTTCCTTCAAAGACTCGAGTCTGAGAACCATCAACATGTTACGAGCTGGATGACCCTTGCCAAGGCCGCACGACGTTGAACGCAGTAAATGGGTTAGCAAATCGCGTCATACTAGACACCGTTGCCATCTATCCTTCATAAGGcatctcaatggcatcactcGTGTTCCAACTCCCAGATGAGACGATTCTGGCCCCTCTACTTCGCCAATTTCCTGGAAGGGAAGGCCAAATACGCTCACTGGCCTCTTTACTTCATGTATGCCCCATCCCAGCTCCCGCAACAAAGCAGGAGAGAGAAACCTATAGCTAACACTCCATGACCAACCAGACGGATGCCGCACCCTGTCGGAACCTTGTGATTCACGGCTCAGAAGCAACAGGGAAATCCAGCGTCACGAAGCAATTACTCGAACAACTGTCACATAACAACGAAGCATCGACTAACCAGGCCCCTGCCCTCGTTCACGCAACGGTTAACATAGCTCGATGCATATCTGGACGTCATTTCTTCGAGAGCATCATCGCTGCAGTAACCAATGCAGTAAAAGCATGGAACGggaatggtgatggcgaAGCTGAATCACAACGATGTGAGACGCTAGCTCAGCTTGCGGCATCCCTGGGTGCCACATTCGATGAGCCTCAGCTGAAGGATGGATTGACGCATTTCATTTTGGTATTAGATGGAATGGACAAGCAAAGGGACCCCCCACCAACCCTGATGCCAGCTTTAGCGAGATTATGCGAAACCGTGAGTCAACCAGGCTTTACGATGTTAGAAGAAACCGACAAGAGAGGATATGCTAACAAAAAGCTTGTAGATTCCGTGCCTCACATGCATTTTCATTGTTACGACTCCGCCAGCTGGGTTTCTTCGAGCTTGTCCAACGTCATATCTTTACTTCCCGCCGTATACCAAATCTGAGTTGATACAGATCCTATCACTGGAGCCTCCACCTCCTATCTCCAGGGCGACTTCAACCGCAGAGAAGGAGATACGTGAAGATCCAGAAGTAGCAAATCTGTGGACCAAATTTTGCGCCGCGGTTCATGATTCTCTGGCTCAATCTGCCGGACGGTCGTTACCTTCTTTCAGGAACAGCTGTTACACTCTTTGGCCCCGTTTTGTAGCTCCCATTTTCGCCGGCACATACACCCCTCAACAATTCTCAAAACTTCTCATCGCGGCGAGACCTTTCTTCCAAGATGAGGCATTTCTAAATCCCAAGATTGTGTCGTCTCAGACTACAGGATCCGGCATGAGCATTGATAAAAGCCGGCAACCTGCAACTAGGGACTTTACATTTacgtcgtcgccgtcaacTACTCTCACTTCACAGCCCCCGGCGGGATTGACCGCCTTGCTACCGACTACCGCGAGAGTGCTTTTGCTCTCAGCATATCTTGCTTCTCACAATGCTGTCCGACACGACATCAGCCTCTTCTCTACTTCTTTTAATGGTCGCAAGCGTCGACGTCCCGCTCCCAACGCTGCTCGAGCAAATAATCGGAATAAGCAGCGTAAAATATCCCGTAAATTACTCGGAGCGCATGCCTTTATTCTAGAGC
The sequence above is drawn from the Trichoderma breve strain T069 chromosome 5, whole genome shotgun sequence genome and encodes:
- a CDS encoding AAA ATPase domain-containing protein; translated protein: MASLVFQLPDETILAPLLRQFPGREGQIRSLASLLHTDAAPCRNLVIHGSEATGKSSVTKQLLEQLSHNNEASTNQAPALVHATVNIARCISGRHFFESIIAAVTNAVKAWNGNGDGEAESQRCETLAQLAASLGATFDEPQLKDGLTHFILVLDGMDKQRDPPPTLMPALARLCETIPCLTCIFIVTTPPAGFLRACPTSYLYFPPYTKSELIQILSLEPPPPISRATSTAEKEIREDPEVANLWTKFCAAVHDSLAQSAGRSLPSFRNSCYTLWPRFVAPIFAGTYTPQQFSKLLIAARPFFQDEAFLNPKIVSSQTTGSGMSIDKSRQPATRDFTFTSSPSTTLTSQPPAGLTALLPTTARVLLLSAYLASHNAVRHDISLFSTSFNGRKRRRPAPNAARANNRNKQRKISRKLLGAHAFILERLLAIFEAVRTEWIDSAAVLPGPDGDIGMALATLASLRLLIRIGTGDIMDRSGKWRINIGWEVMRGIGRGIGINIEEWLVE